The Methylomusa anaerophila genome has a segment encoding these proteins:
- a CDS encoding WD40 repeat domain-containing protein — translation MKRNRLGLWLVKISVLLYGALMLYWLATGVRHYWADLTLPVLATPALWILRPESWLFLRLAFFMQFLYYSFRGVPFLIYGLIAAGRPLPFTGEDRIILLWLFLAGAFLACAVFIHKNRKLFAVEEQEASREPEQVSWKQTVAVLLAFSMPFLPLAEQTAWATLDPRVLDNRVNVNGIRFSPDGQKLGVINQGVSWTIHIWDMKTRTFKPLRAARNEPISSLAFSGDGRYLAMGQMINMGGVNSNTVKNLVDMDLVDLTTGGRRMLQRKEPLSFLLNTTPEVLAVAFSPDNTYLACARGNDDVQIELWNTNTWGLTRTLDTKAVNTDYHPMAYSPDGKYLATEMRKAAIGLWNVATGTLVSTLSEGYGGYIKEIAYSPDGRYLAVAFNKRWSASKAGTEKGFIDIWDTNTGQIFKTIAWDSDSRIGGLSYSPDGKYIAAFLQREDYVRIWDVASGSQAETLRGPVIDSPVVGVAFSPDGKYLAVASEQYIKLYDAQKISQ, via the coding sequence ATGAAGCGAAACAGGCTGGGACTATGGCTTGTAAAAATTAGCGTTCTGTTGTACGGCGCTCTCATGCTCTACTGGCTGGCCACAGGGGTCAGACACTATTGGGCGGATTTAACGCTGCCGGTCCTGGCAACGCCGGCCCTGTGGATACTGCGGCCGGAAAGCTGGCTGTTTCTGCGGCTTGCGTTCTTCATGCAGTTTTTGTACTACAGTTTCCGTGGCGTCCCATTTTTAATCTACGGTCTCATTGCGGCGGGACGGCCGTTGCCGTTTACCGGGGAAGACAGGATCATTCTCCTCTGGCTGTTTCTGGCTGGCGCGTTTCTTGCCTGCGCCGTATTCATCCATAAAAACCGGAAGCTGTTTGCCGTAGAAGAACAAGAGGCCTCTAGGGAGCCGGAACAAGTTTCGTGGAAGCAGACCGTTGCCGTATTGCTGGCGTTCAGCATGCCGTTTCTGCCGCTGGCGGAACAAACCGCCTGGGCCACACTGGACCCCAGGGTGCTTGACAATCGAGTGAACGTTAACGGGATACGGTTCAGTCCGGATGGCCAGAAGCTTGGCGTAATCAACCAAGGGGTATCCTGGACAATCCATATCTGGGATATGAAGACCAGGACTTTCAAGCCGTTGCGGGCGGCGCGCAATGAGCCCATTAGCTCGCTGGCTTTCAGCGGCGACGGCAGGTACCTGGCCATGGGACAGATGATCAACATGGGCGGTGTGAATTCCAATACGGTTAAGAATTTGGTTGATATGGATCTGGTTGATTTGACCACCGGAGGCAGGCGGATGTTACAACGCAAAGAACCTCTCAGCTTTTTGCTGAATACGACTCCGGAGGTTTTAGCGGTGGCGTTTAGCCCGGACAACACGTATCTGGCCTGCGCCAGGGGAAATGACGATGTCCAGATTGAGCTTTGGAATACCAACACCTGGGGCCTGACGCGCACCCTGGATACAAAGGCAGTCAATACGGATTATCATCCTATGGCCTACAGCCCGGACGGGAAATACCTGGCCACGGAAATGAGAAAGGCGGCGATCGGCCTATGGAATGTGGCGACGGGCACTCTGGTCAGTACCCTTAGCGAAGGCTATGGCGGATACATCAAAGAAATCGCCTACAGCCCGGACGGCCGCTATCTCGCCGTGGCGTTTAACAAACGCTGGTCCGCGTCCAAGGCCGGTACGGAAAAAGGGTTTATCGACATCTGGGATACAAATACCGGCCAAATCTTCAAAACCATTGCGTGGGATTCCGACAGCAGGATCGGAGGCCTGTCCTACAGCCCGGACGGCAAATATATTGCCGCCTTTTTGCAACGGGAAGATTACGTAAGAATTTGGGATGTGGCCAGCGGCAGCCAGGCGGAGACCTTGCGGGGCCCGGTAATCGACAGCCCGGTGGTTGGGGTGGCGTTTAGTCCGGACGGCAAATACCTGGCGGTGGCCAGTGAGCAATATATCAAATTATATGACGCCCAAAAAATCAGCCAGTGA
- a CDS encoding CPBP family intramembrane glutamic endopeptidase, whose product MIIRWLSFGRSLAKGIGHYQRGAYTEALDALNAAVKIKESDFLVQFWLLRTSVRLGRREDARRYAANCMSWRVDLAELISPWQQAANGETMSDDGLARLDAAADQLLAYHQWEDKPISLSRVAAMFGLWLGLLLLISLVYIAGEYLIFSIRPFTRVPMQHLLYIGLIFETLSILLYGKYSWRPNIRTNGWLTLRRYVAVTLSLMRNGTFIRLSIIVILFYISKAVLGSWVGEDQPPPRPFFEFPIISIFLVLATGPVQEELMFRKVLFTYLRQYSRTGAYILVALAFYLTHGLNSGLWIMVASVFFCLAYEQHNTIIASIVLHVLINTMAVIKIYFFP is encoded by the coding sequence ATGATAATTCGCTGGCTTTCTTTTGGCCGTTCTCTGGCCAAAGGTATTGGGCACTATCAAAGAGGCGCCTATACAGAGGCATTAGACGCACTGAACGCGGCGGTAAAAATAAAGGAAAGTGATTTTCTGGTCCAATTCTGGCTGTTGCGGACGAGCGTACGGCTGGGGCGCCGGGAAGATGCGCGCAGGTATGCAGCCAACTGTATGTCCTGGAGAGTGGATCTTGCTGAGCTGATCAGTCCCTGGCAACAAGCCGCCAACGGGGAAACTATGTCCGATGACGGGCTGGCAAGACTTGACGCGGCGGCAGACCAACTATTGGCTTACCACCAATGGGAGGACAAACCGATAAGCTTGTCCCGGGTAGCTGCAATGTTTGGCCTTTGGCTGGGTTTATTGCTATTGATAAGTCTGGTGTATATCGCAGGCGAATATCTGATTTTTTCAATTCGTCCATTTACCCGTGTGCCAATGCAACATCTACTGTATATTGGTTTAATATTCGAAACCCTCTCCATTTTACTTTACGGCAAATATTCTTGGCGGCCGAATATTCGTACGAACGGATGGCTGACATTAAGGCGCTATGTGGCAGTTACCCTCAGTCTTATGCGAAATGGAACATTCATACGGCTAAGTATCATTGTAATCTTGTTCTATATTAGTAAGGCAGTGCTGGGCAGTTGGGTTGGTGAAGATCAGCCCCCCCCACGCCCATTTTTTGAGTTTCCAATCATTAGCATCTTTTTAGTGTTAGCAACAGGGCCGGTTCAGGAGGAACTGATGTTTCGCAAAGTGCTGTTTACCTATTTGAGACAGTACAGCAGAACAGGAGCTTACATCCTTGTTGCATTAGCCTTCTATTTGACTCACGGTCTTAATAGTGGATTATGGATTATGGTTGCGTCCGTTTTTTTCTGCTTAGCCTACGAGCAGCACAATACCATAATTGCTTCGATCGTATTGCATGTTCTGATAAATACAATGGCAGTTATCAAAATATATTTTTTCCCATAG
- a CDS encoding WD40 repeat domain-containing protein, with protein MKRNRLGLWLVKISVLLYGALMLYWLATGVRHYWADLTLPVLATPALWILRPESWLFLRLAFFMQFLYYSFRGVPFLIYGLIAAGRPLPFTGEDRIILLWLFLAGAFLACAVFIHKNRKLFAVEEQEASREPEQVSWKQTVAVLLAFSMPFLPLAEQTAWATLDPRVLDNRVNVNGIRFSPDGQKLGVINQGVSWTIHIWDMKTRTFKPLRAARNEPISSLAFSGDGRYLAMGQMISMGGVDFNTVKYLVDVDLVDLTTGGRRMLQRKEPLSFLLNKGPEVLTVAFSPDSAYLACARGDIDVQIELWNTNTWGLTRTLDTKAVNMDYHPMAYSPDGKYLATEMRKAAIGLWDVATGTLVSTLSEGYGGYIKEIVYSPDGRYLAVAFNKRWSASKAGTEKGFIDIWDTNTGQIFKTIAWDSDSRIGGLSYSPDGKYIAAFLQREDYVRIWDVASGSQAETLRGPVIDSPVVGVAFSPDGKYLAVASEQYIKLYDAQKISQ; from the coding sequence ATGAAGCGAAACAGGCTGGGACTATGGCTTGTAAAAATTAGCGTTCTGTTGTACGGCGCTCTCATGCTCTACTGGCTGGCCACAGGGGTCAGACACTATTGGGCGGATTTAACGCTGCCGGTCCTGGCAACGCCGGCCCTGTGGATACTGCGGCCGGAAAGCTGGCTGTTTCTGCGGCTTGCGTTCTTCATGCAGTTTTTGTACTACAGTTTCCGTGGCGTCCCATTTTTAATCTACGGTCTCATTGCGGCGGGACGGCCGTTGCCGTTTACCGGGGAAGACAGGATCATTCTCCTCTGGCTGTTTCTGGCTGGCGCGTTTCTTGCCTGCGCCGTATTCATCCATAAAAACCGGAAGCTGTTTGCCGTAGAAGAACAAGAGGCCTCTAGGGAGCCGGAACAAGTTTCGTGGAAGCAGACCGTTGCCGTATTGCTGGCGTTCAGCATGCCGTTTCTGCCGCTGGCGGAACAAACCGCCTGGGCCACACTGGACCCCAGGGTGCTTGACAATCGAGTGAACGTTAACGGGATACGGTTCAGTCCGGATGGCCAGAAGCTTGGCGTAATCAACCAAGGGGTATCCTGGACAATCCATATCTGGGATATGAAGACCAGGACTTTCAAGCCGTTGCGGGCGGCGCGCAATGAGCCCATTAGCTCGCTGGCTTTCAGCGGCGACGGCAGGTACCTGGCCATGGGACAGATGATCAGCATGGGCGGTGTGGATTTCAATACGGTCAAGTATTTGGTTGATGTGGACCTGGTTGATTTGACCACCGGGGGTAGACGAATGTTACAACGCAAAGAACCTCTCAGCTTTTTGCTGAATAAGGGTCCGGAGGTTTTAACGGTGGCGTTTAGTCCGGACAGCGCGTATCTGGCCTGCGCCAGGGGAGATATTGATGTCCAGATTGAGCTTTGGAATACCAACACCTGGGGCCTAACGCGCACCCTGGATACAAAGGCAGTCAATATGGATTATCATCCTATGGCCTACAGCCCGGACGGGAAATACCTGGCCACGGAAATGAGAAAGGCGGCGATCGGCCTATGGGATGTGGCGACGGGCACTCTGGTCAGCACCCTTAGCGAAGGCTATGGCGGATACATCAAAGAAATCGTCTACAGCCCGGACGGCCGCTATCTCGCCGTGGCGTTTAACAAACGCTGGTCCGCGTCCAAGGCCGGTACGGAAAAAGGGTTTATCGACATCTGGGATACAAATACCGGCCAAATCTTCAAAACCATTGCGTGGGATTCCGACAGCAGGATCGGAGGCCTGTCCTACAGCCCGGACGGCAAATATATTGCCGCCTTTTTGCAACGGGAAGATTACGTAAGAATTTGGGATGTGGCCAGCGGCAGCCAGGCAGAGACCTTGCGGGGCCCGGTAATCGACAGCCCGGTGGTTGGGGTGGCGTTTAGTCCGGACGGCAAATACCTGGCGGTGGCCAGTGAGCAATATATCAAATTATATGACGCCCAAAAAATCAGCCAGTGA
- a CDS encoding CPBP family intramembrane glutamic endopeptidase, translating to MIIRWLSFGRSLAKGIGHYQRGAYTEALDALNAAVKIKESDFLVQFWLLRTSVRLGRREDARRYAANCMSWRVDLAELVSPWQQAANGETMSDDGLARLDTAADQLLAYHQWEDKPISLSRVAAMFGLWLGLLMLISVVYNVGKYLIFSVPPFTRAPIQHLLYIELVFKILSILLYWKYFWRPNIRTSGWLTLRRHVEISFSLMRNRAFIRLCVIVVAWSIITVILMQLFGEGLAPQGYLQFPIINIITGLIIAPICEELMFRKVLFTYLRQYSRTGAYVVVTLAFYLAHGINSGLWLMVASVILCFAYEQQNTIDAAIISHILINLVIIIHIYLYY from the coding sequence ATGATAATTCGCTGGCTTTCTTTTGGCCGTTCTCTGGCCAAAGGTATCGGGCACTATCAAAGAGGCGCCTATACAGAGGCATTAGACGCACTGAACGCGGCTGTCAAAATAAAGGAAAGTGATTTTCTGGTCCAATTCTGGCTGTTGCGGACCAGCGTGCGGCTGGGGCGCCGGGAAGATGCGCGCAGGTATGCGGCCAACTGCATGTCCTGGAGAGTGGATCTTGCTGAGTTGGTCAGTCCCTGGCAACAAGCCGCCAACGGGGAAACTATGTCCGATGACGGTCTGGCAAGACTGGACACGGCAGCAGACCAACTATTGGCTTACCACCAATGGGAGGACAAACCGATAAGCTTGTCCCGGGTAGCTGCAATGTTTGGCCTTTGGCTGGGTTTATTAATGTTAATAAGTGTTGTGTATAACGTAGGCAAATACTTGATTTTTTCCGTTCCTCCATTTACACGTGCGCCGATTCAACACCTTCTTTACATAGAGTTAGTATTCAAAATTCTTTCTATTTTGCTTTATTGGAAATATTTCTGGCGACCAAACATTCGTACGAGTGGATGGCTAACACTCAGACGCCATGTTGAAATCAGCTTTAGTCTTATGCGAAATAGAGCGTTCATACGGCTATGTGTTATTGTGGTCGCGTGGAGTATTATAACAGTGATACTTATGCAATTGTTTGGTGAAGGTCTGGCCCCACAGGGCTATTTGCAGTTTCCGATAATTAACATAATTACAGGATTAATAATAGCTCCAATATGTGAGGAACTAATGTTTCGTAAAGTGCTGTTTACCTATCTGAGACAGTATAGCAGAACAGGAGCCTACGTTGTCGTTACTCTAGCTTTCTATTTGGCTCATGGTATTAATAGTGGATTGTGGCTTATGGTTGCTTCTGTTATTTTGTGTTTTGCCTACGAGCAGCAGAATACTATCGATGCCGCCATAATATCACATATTTTAATTAATTTAGTGATTATTATTCATATTTATCTTTATTATTAA
- a CDS encoding autotransporter outer membrane beta-barrel domain-containing protein: MGGGGWVAQALGIIFPPLQPIVQYYSAAVAIEHGDVLGLITNIGASIGIPQETINYIAEAQSVVTASQTNDWASILAGTVGKQLGIDVGTRKFISEAQVVYNTAENGLEGFLASGFVQQQTLNYLSHVFPPPPKVMPDGTLRQTFYDGSIRDVAPDNTIREISAEGVITVTETDGTKTVYIPNGPTTVYTPDGSVITWRDGIQILTGPDGTTVTTYLDGSRHTIMPDGTQLIWAADGSQTVIAPDGSRIVYGSDGSSTIYAADGSIDMFAADGTETLYEIDGTTTVKTSDGRVTITTADGAVTVLDSDGKRTKYDTNGTTTVFETDGTQISTLPGGTETVVEENGAKMVQGADGSTTEYAVNGDRTIAMANGCQLLTTADGNQALTTADGNQVIFDDNGNLMVTTADGNQINLTTVDGSPVSTTVGDAQVINTAEGFRAVATASGDLLLAMGDDAQALAGGSGSDVVTEQDGDLLATAPNYTGDASDTTLTVQGEGDESSPTYNFQMKVTDPEAIRQFLSNNNTGTAPENNSVNLFQWIGGNGKDVTTNMVSVLGGARAGFLTTATLLAFDPANPKRAERVGAAVGVTAAYGINLGLTQRYHPGDNWLLSQTLDLGGTAVKLYTKSETVARFFSYLSVATDLGQPIPDDTGTQPPEADKPTIDIYVGDDLPQTSEGTLLLQGTLTPSIQNNQPPPVSFQLQVNWPVQQNNIQLNGNDVVPDSNLLLSDTLTSYIASFVAESNDTGALLTSNNSGIQGDGSTNPLIIAATGAELFNQNQSKVA, translated from the coding sequence ATGGGTGGAGGCGGATGGGTAGCCCAGGCGCTGGGGATCATATTTCCCCCCTTGCAGCCGATAGTCCAATACTATAGCGCGGCGGTAGCCATAGAACATGGCGATGTACTGGGCCTGATAACCAATATCGGCGCAAGTATCGGCATACCCCAGGAAACAATCAATTATATTGCGGAGGCGCAATCTGTCGTAACTGCCAGTCAGACCAACGATTGGGCGAGTATCCTGGCCGGCACGGTCGGCAAGCAGCTCGGCATTGACGTGGGTACACGCAAATTCATTTCGGAAGCCCAAGTGGTTTATAACACGGCCGAGAACGGCTTGGAAGGATTTCTGGCAAGCGGTTTTGTCCAGCAACAGACTCTGAATTATCTTAGTCATGTTTTTCCCCCGCCGCCGAAAGTTATGCCGGACGGCACTCTTCGGCAGACCTTCTATGACGGCAGCATTAGGGATGTTGCCCCGGACAACACGATAAGAGAGATTTCAGCAGAGGGCGTTATAACGGTCACTGAAACTGACGGCACCAAAACCGTCTATATACCCAACGGCCCGACAACGGTCTATACGCCGGACGGTTCCGTAATCACTTGGAGGGATGGCATTCAAATTTTGACCGGCCCGGACGGCACCACTGTAACGACTTACCTGGACGGCTCCCGGCACACAATTATGCCGGACGGAACGCAATTAATATGGGCGGCCGACGGCAGCCAAACCGTGATCGCCCCGGATGGATCCCGAATCGTGTACGGGTCTGACGGTTCCAGCACGATTTATGCAGCGGACGGCAGCATCGATATGTTTGCGGCAGACGGCACCGAAACGTTGTACGAGATCGACGGAACGACAACAGTGAAGACGTCCGACGGCAGAGTCACAATCACAACAGCCGACGGCGCTGTAACGGTGCTTGACTCCGACGGTAAGCGGACAAAGTATGACACCAATGGCACTACAACGGTGTTTGAGACCGATGGCACGCAGATCAGTACTTTGCCGGGCGGTACTGAGACGGTGGTTGAAGAAAATGGTGCGAAAATGGTGCAAGGGGCGGATGGCAGTACAACGGAGTATGCCGTAAACGGTGACCGAACAATAGCCATGGCGAACGGTTGTCAACTGCTGACAACGGCTGATGGCAACCAAGCATTGACAACGGCAGACGGCAACCAGGTGATATTTGATGACAACGGTAACCTGATGGTGACAACGGCAGACGGCAATCAAATTAATTTGACAACGGTAGACGGCAGTCCTGTATCGACGACGGTGGGTGACGCCCAAGTGATCAACACGGCTGAAGGCTTCCGGGCAGTAGCAACGGCATCAGGCGACTTATTATTGGCGATGGGAGACGATGCCCAGGCGTTGGCTGGGGGAAGTGGCAGCGATGTGGTGACTGAGCAGGATGGTGACCTGCTGGCGACTGCACCGAACTATACCGGGGATGCATCTGATACGACGCTAACGGTGCAGGGAGAAGGAGATGAAAGTAGCCCGACTTATAATTTCCAGATGAAGGTGACTGATCCGGAAGCCATTAGGCAGTTTCTTAGTAATAATAACACCGGTACTGCACCGGAGAACAATAGTGTTAATCTGTTCCAATGGATTGGCGGAAACGGTAAAGATGTAACGACGAATATGGTGTCAGTTTTAGGTGGCGCCCGTGCGGGATTTCTTACTACAGCAACATTGCTGGCATTTGACCCAGCCAATCCCAAACGGGCGGAGAGAGTTGGTGCTGCTGTGGGAGTAACGGCGGCTTATGGGATAAACCTGGGTCTAACGCAGAGATACCATCCGGGTGATAACTGGCTTTTAAGTCAAACGCTCGATCTTGGGGGAACTGCAGTCAAGTTGTATACAAAGTCTGAAACGGTGGCAAGATTTTTCTCGTATCTTTCCGTAGCAACAGATTTAGGTCAGCCTATTCCTGATGATACCGGCACCCAGCCCCCGGAAGCGGATAAACCGACGATTGACATATATGTCGGTGACGATTTACCGCAAACCTCAGAAGGGACTCTGCTTCTTCAGGGCACGTTAACCCCGTCTATTCAAAATAATCAGCCACCTCCGGTTTCCTTCCAGTTGCAGGTAAACTGGCCTGTCCAACAAAATAATATACAATTAAACGGCAATGATGTTGTACCTGATTCTAATTTGCTGTTGAGCGATACCCTGACCAGTTATATCGCCAGCTTTGTGGCGGAGAGTAATGATACGGGAGCATTGCTGACATCCAATAATTCTGGAATACAGGGAGATGGCTCTACCAATCCGCTTATCATTGCTGCTACCGGCGCTGAACTTTTTAACCAAAATCAATCTAAGGTGGCCTAG
- a CDS encoding Mbeg1-like protein — protein MGGGGWIAQALGIIFPPLQPIVQYYSAAVAIEHGDVLGLITSIGASIGIPQETINYIAEAQSVVTASQTNDWASILAGTVGKQLGIDAGTRRFISEAQTVYNTAENGLEGFLASGFIQQQTLAFLKQAFPPPPIVMPDGTIRQNLYDGSVRETAPDGTVKEISKKDGVITVTESNGTKTVYIPNGPTTVYTPDGSVIIWRDGIQVMIGPDGTIVTKFPDGSRQTLMPNGTYLTWAADGSQTVTSPNGSQIVYGADHSVTLYETDGTKRVYADDGTETVYQTDGTTIVNMSDGRVTTTTADGAVTVIDPDGKRTEYDIYGNKTVFETNGTMEEYAPDNTMAVTEPNGARTLTLPDNTQMVIDTNGIRTVTEPGGTQTSFGINGTVKVTEPSGMTTEYTPNGTRTVYDTDGIQTIYKTNGTRVVIDTDNTRTMFKVDGTKVVFAPDGKITEYTTDGKITEYTTNGNKTETAPDGNVTVTPNSPYPETDIANPIATATTTLGGLQANAVDTMIAALGTTTPEPVTLDDGKQYILVSGQKIGNLYIPREEYGQFMDKFNQSLNTWLAQHPEAQPILQNAFDSLNQAQSQLQLDSNDTIIQNQTNAQILQTAATNFYDALQAAGMTDFFDGMSGSFDEFHFKTVQTDGVPEIGDGLYSGMSYFVSPGADQRDLNTQTNAALSSYVYRGADATDIPEGLQSIGVWSNPESGYHAEAFTNGEKIIVAFRGTDQYLTDGPSDLQLAAGRKVEQFADVRQTYNQLIDIINDPNSELHGLPIMATGHSLGGAEAQFFTALGYQKDITIVSETFGAPGIAESLAREGIFVTDPNVYAVVNHVNVNDVFGQSTCGGHLGVVRKYDMSPWGFRGAFQEHDIATYESYLNDNPIMLSEYCDKIRLFGVPMESNAQVSPESVLTATSFLLTGNDINSTNTETLVAQADTSLLDNTLAYDMAGFVAESNDTGVLITAGNSGLPGDSSANSLLVTTAGNELYNQDQTKAA, from the coding sequence ATGGGTGGAGGCGGATGGATAGCCCAGGCGCTGGGGATCATATTTCCCCCCTTGCAGCCGATAGTCCAATACTATAGCGCGGCGGTAGCCATAGAACATGGCGATGTACTGGGCCTGATAACCAGTATCGGAGCAAGTATCGGCATACCCCAGGAAACAATCAATTATATTGCGGAGGCGCAATCTGTCGTAACTGCCAGTCAGACCAACGATTGGGCGAGTATCCTGGCCGGCACGGTCGGCAAGCAGCTTGGCATTGACGCGGGTACCCGGCGATTCATATCTGAGGCGCAAACAGTGTACAATACGGCTGAAAACGGCTTGGAAGGCTTTCTAGCAAGCGGGTTTATCCAGCAACAGACTTTAGCGTTTCTTAAGCAGGCTTTTCCCCCGCCGCCGATAGTTATGCCGGACGGCACCATTAGACAGAACTTATATGACGGCAGCGTTAGGGAGACTGCACCGGACGGCACCGTAAAAGAAATCTCGAAGAAAGACGGCGTTATAACGGTCACTGAAAGTAACGGCACCAAAACCGTCTATATACCCAACGGCCCGACAACGGTTTATACGCCGGACGGTTCCGTAATCATTTGGAGAGACGGTATCCAAGTCATGATCGGTCCGGACGGCACCATTGTGACAAAATTCCCGGATGGTTCCCGGCAAACGCTTATGCCGAACGGGACCTACTTAACATGGGCGGCTGACGGCAGCCAAACCGTGACTTCACCGAACGGGTCTCAAATTGTGTACGGGGCTGACCATAGCGTAACGTTGTATGAGACTGACGGCACTAAACGGGTATACGCCGATGACGGTACAGAAACGGTGTATCAAACCGACGGCACGACAATAGTGAATATGTCCGACGGCAGAGTCACAACCACAACAGCCGACGGTGCTGTAACGGTGATTGACCCCGACGGTAAACGGACGGAGTATGACATCTATGGCAACAAAACTGTATTTGAAACCAATGGAACGATGGAGGAATATGCACCGGACAACACTATGGCGGTGACTGAGCCCAACGGCGCTCGGACATTGACTTTGCCGGACAATACTCAAATGGTAATTGACACCAACGGTATTCGAACAGTGACTGAGCCGGGCGGTACCCAAACCAGCTTCGGAATTAACGGCACGGTAAAAGTAACTGAACCCAGCGGCATGACAACAGAGTATACCCCCAATGGTACGCGAACAGTGTATGATACTGACGGCATCCAAACCATATATAAGACAAACGGCACCCGGGTGGTGATCGATACAGACAACACCCGAACAATGTTTAAGGTTGACGGCACCAAAGTAGTATTTGCCCCCGACGGCAAGATAACGGAGTATACGACTGACGGCAAGATAACGGAATATACGACTAACGGCAATAAAACCGAGACTGCGCCGGATGGTAATGTAACTGTGACTCCTAACAGCCCTTATCCGGAAACGGATATAGCCAATCCTATAGCAACTGCTACTACAACGCTTGGTGGTTTACAAGCCAATGCGGTAGACACGATGATCGCTGCTTTGGGAACCACTACACCGGAACCCGTTACTCTTGACGACGGTAAACAATATATTTTGGTGTCTGGTCAAAAAATTGGAAATTTATATATTCCCCGCGAGGAATATGGCCAATTTATGGACAAATTTAATCAATCCCTTAATACTTGGCTTGCGCAGCATCCTGAAGCCCAACCGATTTTACAAAATGCTTTCGACAGTTTAAATCAGGCGCAAAGTCAATTACAATTGGATTCTAATGACACGATAATCCAAAACCAAACCAATGCGCAAATTTTGCAAACGGCTGCAACAAATTTCTACGATGCTTTGCAAGCAGCGGGTATGACAGATTTCTTCGATGGAATGAGCGGCAGTTTCGATGAGTTTCACTTTAAAACCGTCCAAACGGATGGTGTGCCGGAAATCGGGGACGGCTTGTATAGTGGCATGTCATATTTCGTTAGTCCCGGCGCTGACCAAAGAGATCTTAACACACAAACGAATGCCGCACTAAGTAGTTACGTCTATCGGGGTGCAGACGCGACGGATATTCCGGAGGGACTCCAATCAATTGGCGTGTGGTCAAATCCGGAATCAGGCTATCACGCCGAGGCTTTTACGAATGGGGAAAAAATAATTGTAGCGTTCCGTGGAACGGACCAGTATCTTACAGACGGTCCGAGCGACCTGCAACTGGCGGCCGGAAGGAAAGTTGAGCAGTTTGCCGATGTGCGGCAGACTTACAACCAACTAATAGACATAATAAATGACCCCAACAGCGAGCTGCACGGCTTGCCAATCATGGCAACCGGCCATTCCCTCGGCGGCGCAGAGGCACAGTTTTTTACTGCCTTAGGATATCAAAAGGATATTACAATTGTCTCGGAAACCTTCGGTGCGCCGGGGATTGCAGAGTCTTTAGCCCGGGAAGGCATATTTGTTACCGACCCCAACGTATACGCTGTAGTAAACCATGTAAACGTAAATGATGTTTTCGGACAGAGCACATGTGGCGGGCATCTTGGAGTTGTTAGAAAATATGATATGAGTCCTTGGGGATTTAGAGGAGCTTTTCAGGAGCACGATATTGCAACTTATGAATCATATTTAAACGATAATCCTATTATGTTGAGCGAATATTGCGACAAAATCAGGTTGTTTGGCGTTCCAATGGAATCAAATGCCCAAGTAAGTCCTGAATCGGTTCTTACTGCGACATCCTTTCTTCTGACAGGTAATGACATTAATAGTACGAATACGGAAACACTAGTGGCCCAAGCCGATACCTCACTGCTAGACAACACTCTTGCTTATGACATGGCCGGCTTTGTGGCGGAAAGTAATGATACGGGAGTACTGATAACAGCCGGCAACTCGGGGTTGCCAGGGGATAGTTCCGCCAATTCGCTTCTCGTCACTACTGCCGGCAATGAACTTTATAATCAGGATCAGACCAAGGCAGCATAG